ATAGAATTGGAGTTGAAATTATGTCAGATAAAAATATAGTAAGACCTCGTCCTAAGGAAACAGAAAATGAAATTGACGAAAGAGGTGCTTTTGTAAGACAAAAGAATCATTTTGATAGAGCTTTCGGTGATGGAGAAAATCAAAATCCAGTTGAAGCTGATAGATATTGTTTGATTTGGGCAAAAGGATGTAATTGGTCAAATAGGGCTGCAATAGTAAGGGAATTGTTAGGTATAGATGCCATAAGTGTTAACTTGGTAGGAAGGGATAAACAAGAAGTCGATTTAGGCTGGGAATTTGTATATGACGAAAATAATACTGATCCAATTTTAGGGGTTCAATTTCTAAGTGAATTGTATGAAAATGGTGATCCTGAGTATAAAGGACGTTCAACAGTGCCAGCACTAGTAGATATTAAAACAAAAAAGGTTGTTAATAATGACTATCATAGATTGACTAATTATTTTGAAGTGGATTTTGCAGCATTTCATAAAAAAGATGCACCGGATTTATATCCAGAAGATTTAAGAGAAGAAATAGATAAATTTAATGAATGGTTATTTCATAATGTGAATAATGGTGTTTATAAAGCAGCTTTTGCTCAATCTATTGAAGCTTATACAGAAGCCTATGATAATTTTTATAAAGGTTTGGATGAACTTGAAAAGCGTCTTGAGAGTAATAGATTTCTATTTGGAGATTATGTAACAGATAGTGATGTACGCTTTTTTGTAACTTTAGCAAGGTTTGATATAGCTTATTATAGAAGGCTTGGGCCAACACGTGGACGTATAGTTGATTTTAAAAATATATGGGGGTATGCTCGTGATTTATATGCCATACCAGCCTTTAAAAATAATACGTATCTTAGAGATTTAGCAGAAAGTCACGGGGATACAAATACAATTTTTGTGGACTATAATACGCGTTTTTGGGATAAGATTGATTTTGAAGGTCTTTGGGGAGAGACTCATTATAGAGAAAAATTAAGTAAAGATCCTAAAAATAAACTTTTAATAAATAAAAAAAACTAACATAACGAAAAGGGGAAATTTTAATGAAAAAAAGGATAAATAAAAAATTAGGAATATTAATAACTGTTTTATTAACATTAGCTTTTACAATGGTAAGTTGTGGCCAAAAAAATGATGCGAGTACTTCAAAAAGCAGTAATGGAGAAGCAAAAAAGAAAATTACAATAGCAACAGGTGGAATGCCAAAACCATTCTCTTATGTTGATAGCAGTAATAATGTGGCTGGTTATGATATTGATGTGGTAAAAGCAATTTTTGAAAAATTACCGCAATATGATATTTCATTTGAAAAGACAGAATTTACCTCAATATTTGCAGGTTTGGATTCAGGACGTTATCAAATTGGTGCAAACAATTTTGCTATGAATGAGCAACGTAAACAGAAATATATATATTCAGATCCAATATTTCAAAATCAATACGTTATTGCTGTAGCAAGTGATAATAAGGATATTAATTCATTTAAAGACCTTCTAGGAAAGAAAACGGAAGTCAATACAGGAACTAATTATGCAACTGCACTTGAAAATTATAATAAAAACCATTCCGATAAACCAGTTGTAATTAATTATACAGATGCAGATATACTGCCAACTTTGCAACATATAGAAAGTGGGCAATTTGATTTTCAATTAATTGATGCAGCAATGCTAAAGCAATACATTGACCAATATGGCTTGAAAATAAAAACTATAAAATTGACTAAAGAAGATTCGGACTTAATAGGAACTCCATACAGCTATTTATTAATAGGAAAAGGAGCAGAGGGAGAAGAGTTAACAAAAGATGTTAATAAGGCTTTAGCTGAAGTGGTTAAAGATGGAAAAATTAAAGAAATAAGTGAAAAGTATTTTAAAGATGATTTTAGTCCAAAGTCAAATTAATATGTAATCAAAATAATAGAGCAGTATGATTATATACCTTTGGTTAATTGATACCTTGAAATAAATAAATCGGTTAATCATATGATTAATAAAATGTAAATCATACTGTAAAGCTATTATTTTTCATTAACTGGGGAGGTTTAAAAATGCCTAATATTTTTGATTTTAAACTTGTGTTTACTGAAATTCCAGAATTATTGAAATATCTACCTATGACTTTGGAAATTACAATATTATCAATGATTTTTGGATTAATAATAGGTCTTATGGTGGCAATTGTTAAGATAAAACAAATACCTGTATTAAAAAGAGTTGTTGCTGTATTTGTATCATTTACAAGAGGAACACCTATTATAGTGCAGTTATACCTTACTTATTATGGAATACCAATTCTTCTAAAATATTATAACTATTACAATGGAACAAATTACAATTTAAATAATATTCCCTCATTACTTTTTGTATTAGTTGCATTTTCATTAAATGAGGCAGCATATAATTCAGAAAGC
The window above is part of the Clostridium saccharoperbutylacetonicum N1-4(HMT) genome. Proteins encoded here:
- a CDS encoding transporter substrate-binding domain-containing protein, whose protein sequence is MKKRINKKLGILITVLLTLAFTMVSCGQKNDASTSKSSNGEAKKKITIATGGMPKPFSYVDSSNNVAGYDIDVVKAIFEKLPQYDISFEKTEFTSIFAGLDSGRYQIGANNFAMNEQRKQKYIYSDPIFQNQYVIAVASDNKDINSFKDLLGKKTEVNTGTNYATALENYNKNHSDKPVVINYTDADILPTLQHIESGQFDFQLIDAAMLKQYIDQYGLKIKTIKLTKEDSDLIGTPYSYLLIGKGAEGEELTKDVNKALAEVVKDGKIKEISEKYFKDDFSPKSN
- a CDS encoding glutathione S-transferase C-terminal domain-containing protein codes for the protein MSDKNIVRPRPKETENEIDERGAFVRQKNHFDRAFGDGENQNPVEADRYCLIWAKGCNWSNRAAIVRELLGIDAISVNLVGRDKQEVDLGWEFVYDENNTDPILGVQFLSELYENGDPEYKGRSTVPALVDIKTKKVVNNDYHRLTNYFEVDFAAFHKKDAPDLYPEDLREEIDKFNEWLFHNVNNGVYKAAFAQSIEAYTEAYDNFYKGLDELEKRLESNRFLFGDYVTDSDVRFFVTLARFDIAYYRRLGPTRGRIVDFKNIWGYARDLYAIPAFKNNTYLRDLAESHGDTNTIFVDYNTRFWDKIDFEGLWGETHYREKLSKDPKNKLLINKKN